In Gouania willdenowi chromosome 15, fGouWil2.1, whole genome shotgun sequence, one DNA window encodes the following:
- the LOC114476417 gene encoding uncharacterized protein LOC114476417: MAAPVALIQGASRGLGLEFCRHILKNKPLSSVIATCRNPDGAAELHGLAGQHSGRVTVLRLDVDQEGDVRAAGERVKSNFGRLDLIINAAAMLHPSGKGETSLRDVSAQGIISTLTTNTVGPLVMAKYFAPLLLKGGGGFGQQPSEKTKQHSGIIVNITAKVGSIGDNGLGGWYSYRMSKAALNMATRNLSIELGRSRPKVVCVSLHPGTVNTDLSRPYHKNVPKEKLFSVEHSVNCLMNIINALNMEKTGKAYNWDGSELPW, encoded by the exons atggCTGCCCCCGTCGCTCTCATCCAAGGAGCCAGCAGAGGTTTGGGGCTTGAGTTCTGCAgacatatattaaaaaacaaacctctCTCCTCCGTCATAGCGACATGTCGGAACCCGGACGGAGCTGCCGAGCTCCATGGCCTGGCTGGGCAGCACTCAGGCCGGGTGACGGTCCTCCGGCTGGACGTGGACCAGGAGGGCGACGTCAGAGCAGCGGGTGAGCGGGTGAAGAGCAACTTCGGTCGGCTTGATTTAATCATCAACGCCGCTGCGATGCTTCACCCCTCCGGGAAAGGAGAGACCAGCCTCAGGGATGTTAGTGCTCAG GGCATCATATCCACCCTGACGACCAACACAGTGGGTCCTTTGGTCATGGCCAAGTATTTTGCTCCTCTCCTGCTAAAAGGTGGGGGTGGTTTTGGTCAACAGCCTTCAGAGAAAACCAAGCAGCACAGTGGGATCATCGTCAACATCACTGCAAAAGTGGGATCCATTGGAGACAACG GTCTAGGTGGCTGGTACAGCTACAGAATGTCCAAAGCAGCTCTCAACATGGCCACCAGGAATCTATCCATCGAGCTGGGCCGCAGTCGACCCAAG gtTGTGTGTGTATCTTTGCATCCAGGGACTGTGAACACGGACCTGTCGAGGCCGTACCACAAAAACGTTCCAAAAGAAAAGCTGTTCAGCGTTGAACACTCTGTGAACTGTTTAATGAACATCATCAATGCGCTCAATATGGAAAAGACTGGGAAAGCGTACAACTGGGATGGTAGCGAGCTTCCTTGGTAG
- the nphp1 gene encoding nephrocystin-1, translating into MPLKRRGPLQLAQREVEDLKKQVDSLVKDVQRKVTATDEALRRCQELKITAEKSQNTLMKLTKADEPAPVGNYDQRKVEEEKRLQSVMERLESLFQELSPPGPSSTNTGADSKEQSVDDEDEEDSDDDNDDDDDDDDSDDDDDKKDKMKAIKLPSGPDGHVYTALSDFKGEQDGDLWFQRGDVLRIIKKTGDGWWLAEDAKGNKGVVPKTFLKIGSGGEVEEVDDDDKDDEEDDEDDDDDDDDDDDDSEESVEEDDEDQTVDQHKQSSNWSTVRKALTEIDTTDVLSAMGAIPAGFRPSTLNKLLVDEGKTYRGSHYIQPELSSSQLSFTDLFLDPDTGRVRARQVRTSVCFSLWRCKMIPTPGVGVQVLSRHVRLCAFDGTQVLSNIHTVRVSYNSKSPKTWNFSPRMTGILPILLDGDCFLRCNSSSVNLGILFELGVTFIRNSTGERGDLSCGWAFLKLADEAGNSIPNRTYECPVNGGTPYEKDVAVELTAARGSPGGVLQQILQARRQPKLIVKLKSVNTRIRNQLSLLPDTLLHCLSGAHLLALHRQLLADALLMNRPTMQNADLICSPILSTFPLLLDQTDLMDALRSAWLDAETNMSRAQKRDLSYLKHEFSKVYMSSVYFLLHSPSLPCYRWADPPSEEQRARVIFSTLDALKTHLSSGPKGALEVFVDPKHSHLAFDISELTFDLLNVRR; encoded by the exons ATGCCGCTAAAACGGAGAGGACCTTTGCAGCTCGCCCAGCGGGAGGTGGAAGACCTAAAGaaacag GTTGACAGCCTGGTAAAGGATGTTCAGAGGAAGGTCACAGCTACTGATGAGGCACTTCGAAG ATGTCAGGAATTAAAGATCACAGCAGAGAAAAGTCAGAATACGCTGATGAAACTGACAAAG GCTGATGAACCGGCTCCAGTTGGTAACTACGATCAGAGGAAAGTAGAAGAAGAGAAACGACTACAAAGTGTGATGGAGCGACTGGAATCACTGTTTCAGGAGCTTTCACCACCAGGGCCGAGCAGCACTAATACAGG AGCTGATTCTAAAGAACAGAGTGTTGACGATGAGGATGAAGAAGACAGTGACGATGACaacgacgatgatgatgatgatgatgatagtgatgatgatgatgataagaAAGACAAGATGAAGGCTATAAAGTTGCCGTCTGGGCCTGATGGTCACGTCTACACGGCTCTGAGTGATTTTAAAGGAGAGCAGGATGGAGATCTGTGGTTTCAG AGAGGTGATGTGTTGAGGATAATCAAGAAGACAGGGGATGGATGGTGGTTGGCTGAGGACGCCAAAGGCAACAAAGGAGTCGTTCCCAAAACCTTCCTGAAG ATTGGCTCTGGTGGTGAAGTAGAAGAagtagatgatgatgataaagatgatgaggaagatgacgaggatgatgatgatgatgatgatgatgatgatgatgacagcgAGGAGTCAGtagaggaggatgatgaagatcaGACTGTTGATCAACACAAACAAAG TTCTAACTGGTCAACTGTCCGAAAGGCTCTGACTGAG ATCGACACCACAGATGTACTTTCTGCCATGGGGGCAATACCAGCGGGATTCAGACCATCAACCCTGAATAAACTGCTGGTGGATGAAG gAAAAACCTACAGAGGAAGTCACTACATTCAGCCTGAGCTCAGTTCGTCACAGTTATCCTTTACTGATCTGTTCCTGGACCCAGACACAGGCAGG GTTCGTGCTCGCCAGGTGAGAAccagtgtgtgtttctctctgtgGCGCTGTAAGATGATTCCCACCCCTGGGGTCGGAGTTCAAGTCCTCAGCAGACACGTCCGTCTCTGTGCCTTTGATGGAACTCAG GTGTTGAGTAATATCCACACAGTGAGAGTTTCCTACAACTCCAAAAGTCCCAAGACCTGGAACTTCTCTCCAAGG ATGACGGGGATCCTGCCCATCCTATTGGACGGAGACTGTTTCTTACGTTGCAATTCCTCCTCAGTTAACCTGGGAATCCTGTTTGAACTGGGAGTGACTTTCATACGCAAT TCGACTGGTGAGAGAGGAGACCTGAGCTGTGGCTGGGCTTTCCTCAAACTGGCTGACGAGGCTGGAAATTCAATTCCCAACAG GACCTATGAGTGTCCTGTGAACGGTGGAACTCCCTATGAGAAGGACGTGGCTGTGGAACTCACTGCCGCAAGAGGAT CTCCTGGTGGCGTCCTCCAGCAGATTCTCCAGGCCAGGAGGCAACCCAAACTGATCGTAAAGCTGAAATCTGTCAACACACGCATCAGAAATCAACTCAG TCTACTTCCTGATACTCTGCTCCACTGTCTGAGTGGTGCTCATCTGCTGGCTCTGCACAGGCAGCTACTGGCTGACGCTCTGCTGATGAACAGGCCCACCATGCAGAACGCAG ATCTGATCTGTAGTCCAATACTCTCAACGTTTCCTCTACTGCTGGACCAGACGGACCTGATGGATGCACTCAGG AGTGCCTGGCTGGACGCAGAGACCAACATGAGCAGAGCACAGAAG AGAGACCTGTCCTATCTGAAGCACGAGTTCTCTAAAGTCTACATGTCGTCGGTGTATTTCCTCCTCCACTCGCCCTCGCTGCCCTGCTACCGCTGGGCCGACCCCCCCTCTGAGGAGCAGAGAGCTAGAGTCATATTCTCTACCCTGGACGCTCTGAAAACACACCTCAGCTCAGGACCCAAAGGAGCTCTGGAGGTCTTTGTGGACCCCAAACACTCACATCTGGCCTTTGATATCTCAgagttgacctttgaccttcttAATGTGCGTCGGTAA